In Campylobacter mucosalis, a single window of DNA contains:
- the uvrB gene encoding excinuclease ABC subunit UvrB codes for MSEFKISSKFSPSKDQDKAIKGIVKSIKNGNRYNTLLGVTGSGKTFTMANVIKELKMPTLIMTHNKSLAAQLYSEFKGFFPQNHVEYFISYYDYYQPEAYIPRQDLFIEKDSSVNDELERLRLSATASLLSFDDVIVIASVSANYGLGDPSEYQGMVQYLNVGDEINQKTLLNRLVDMGYTRNDAYFDRGNFRVNGDVVDIYPAYWGDEALRIEFFGDEIEAMFHFEVLDNKKIKDVSKFTLYATSQFIVREDRLKSAIKGIEAELDERLKFYKNENKLVEMQRLKQRVEFDLEMLSSTGVCKGIENYARHLTGLKEGETPFTMFDYFSLLNDGNFLVIVDESHVSLPQFRGMYAGDRSRKETLVEYGFRLPSALDNRPLKFDEFISKKANFLFVSATPNELELELSHGHIYEQILRPTGLLDPLIELKDSDNQVEILHDLIKETTAKNERVLITTLTKKMAEELTRYYTELGISVKYMHSDIDAIERNELIRGLRKGEFDVLIGINLLREGLDLPEVSLIAIMDADKEGFLRSKTSLIQTMGRAARNVNGRVVMFCKKITNSMQEAIDITTQRRKIQDEYNKANGITPTSASRNIEDSLHEEDEGENYRKGKKLEKMPANERAKIVKELRKEMFKAAEALEFEKAAALRDEIAKIRAL; via the coding sequence ATGTCAGAGTTTAAAATTTCAAGCAAATTTAGCCCAAGTAAAGACCAAGATAAAGCGATAAAAGGTATCGTAAAAAGCATAAAAAATGGCAACCGCTACAACACACTTCTTGGCGTAACGGGATCTGGTAAGACCTTTACAATGGCAAATGTGATAAAAGAGCTTAAAATGCCAACATTAATAATGACACACAATAAATCGCTCGCCGCCCAGCTTTATAGCGAATTTAAGGGCTTTTTTCCGCAAAATCACGTTGAGTATTTCATAAGCTATTATGATTACTATCAGCCAGAAGCCTATATACCGCGTCAAGACTTATTTATAGAAAAAGATAGCTCGGTAAATGATGAGCTTGAACGCCTTCGCCTTTCAGCTACTGCAAGTTTGCTTAGCTTTGATGATGTTATCGTTATCGCTAGTGTTTCGGCAAATTATGGCTTAGGCGATCCTAGTGAGTATCAAGGTATGGTGCAATACCTAAACGTGGGCGATGAGATAAATCAAAAGACACTTTTAAACCGCCTTGTAGATATGGGCTATACTAGAAATGACGCCTATTTTGACAGGGGGAATTTTAGGGTAAATGGCGATGTTGTGGATATTTATCCAGCTTATTGGGGCGATGAAGCGTTACGCATTGAGTTTTTTGGTGATGAGATTGAAGCGATGTTTCACTTTGAGGTGCTTGATAATAAAAAGATAAAAGATGTGTCAAAATTTACCCTTTATGCGACAAGTCAGTTTATCGTGCGTGAAGACCGCTTAAAATCGGCGATAAAAGGCATAGAAGCTGAGCTTGATGAACGGCTTAAATTTTATAAAAATGAGAATAAATTAGTTGAGATGCAACGTCTAAAACAACGCGTAGAGTTTGACCTTGAAATGCTTAGCTCAACTGGCGTGTGTAAGGGCATCGAAAACTACGCAAGGCACTTAACTGGGCTAAAAGAGGGCGAGACGCCATTTACGATGTTTGATTATTTTTCACTTTTAAATGATGGAAATTTTTTAGTCATCGTTGATGAGAGCCACGTTAGTTTGCCGCAATTTCGTGGTATGTATGCAGGTGATAGAAGTCGTAAAGAAACCCTCGTTGAATACGGCTTTCGTTTGCCATCAGCCCTTGATAATCGCCCTTTAAAATTTGATGAGTTTATAAGCAAAAAAGCAAATTTTTTGTTTGTTTCAGCCACACCAAACGAGCTTGAGCTTGAACTTTCACATGGGCATATTTATGAGCAAATTTTGCGTCCAACAGGGCTTCTTGATCCACTCATCGAGCTAAAAGATAGCGACAATCAGGTTGAAATTTTACACGATTTGATAAAAGAAACGACCGCAAAAAATGAGCGAGTTTTGATAACCACTCTTACAAAAAAAATGGCAGAAGAGCTAACTAGATACTACACAGAGCTAGGCATAAGTGTCAAATATATGCACTCTGACATTGACGCCATTGAGCGAAATGAGCTTATTAGGGGGCTTAGAAAGGGCGAATTTGATGTGTTAATTGGTATAAATTTGCTTCGTGAAGGGCTTGATCTGCCAGAAGTTAGCCTTATTGCCATAATGGACGCTGATAAAGAGGGCTTTTTACGCTCAAAAACCAGCCTAATTCAAACAATGGGCAGGGCTGCAAGAAACGTAAATGGTAGAGTTGTAATGTTTTGTAAAAAGATAACAAACTCAATGCAAGAAGCCATTGACATAACGACACAAAGGCGAAAAATCCAAGATGAATACAACAAAGCAAACGGCATAACGCCAACATCTGCAAGTAGAAACATTGAAGATAGTCTGCACGAAGAGGATGAGGGCGAGAATTACCGCAAGGGTAAAAAACTTGAAAAAATGCCAGCAAATGAGAGAGCAAAAATCGTAAAAGAGCTAAGAAAAGAGATGTTTAAAGCAGCAGAAGCGTTAGAGTTTGAAAAAGCAGCAGCTTTGCGTGATGAGATAGCAAAAATCAGGGCGCTTTAA
- a CDS encoding type II secretion system protein, which yields MKKAFSMVELIMAIIILGILSAVAIPRLYIGRDEALLEKTKVQIQTIRSGIAIFYSDSLLRANPGYPKKLEKDGVSNDMLFSAVMPLNGIKAVKNGDGWRKEADEYFFALGKRGAVFTYDNKSGNFSCIKGDLCDELD from the coding sequence ATGAAAAAAGCCTTTAGTATGGTCGAGCTCATAATGGCGATAATAATCCTAGGAATACTATCAGCCGTTGCGATACCAAGGCTTTATATCGGCAGGGACGAAGCCTTGCTTGAAAAAACCAAGGTTCAGATACAAACGATTAGATCTGGCATTGCTATCTTTTATAGCGACTCACTACTACGTGCAAATCCCGGCTACCCTAAAAAGCTAGAAAAAGATGGCGTAAGCAATGATATGCTTTTTAGTGCCGTTATGCCCTTAAATGGCATAAAAGCAGTAAAAAATGGCGACGGCTGGAGAAAAGAGGCGGATGAGTATTTTTTTGCTCTAGGCAAACGTGGCGCGGTCTTTACATACGATAATAAAAGTGGCAACTTCTCTTGTATCAAGGGAGATTTGTGTGACGAGCTAGACTGA
- a CDS encoding primosomal protein N' has translation MYYYKVSFLGRNLNALTYQSVEKIEPFQSVIAPLNHKPTQGYVIKECEKPEFKTLDIAEILPLFLTDMQALMAEFISYYYTCTLGVSLGLFEPMQKEAKALVKVENLKTPNLNQSQMDAQNFISENKNSLIFGDTGSGKSEIYISQIAKTLQNGKNALFLMPEISLTPQMQTRLEGYFGTSVAVWHSKITQKRKSEILQGLHDGKIRLVAGARSALFLPIQNLGVIVVDEEHDDSYKNGNSRPHYNARDLALFLSSKFDIKVILGSATPCATSFYKQKSFRLKGTFFNSQKSYIYDESPTTLSPLIKSEIAKSLSQKKQAIICLPTRANFKYLSCKSCGSTIKCPFCSVGMSYYKSKNLLKCQYCEYKMPVVKSCEKCGSDMIEARKIGTSELLEQLKNEFANAKIAKFDRDEITTQSKLVKALKEFNEGKIDILVGTQMLSKGHDYHNVDLAVIMGIDELLAYPDFRARERTLALAMQVAGRAGRAGVGRVVIQSMQRDFFEQFLNNYDAFLEDELTYREPLYPPFTRLLRLIISHKNEKIAVAELNSSLAKISNLQERLNFQTIGYGKCALERIGDKFRYEILLRTNENTHVLAEVAKSCVSEICDVDIDPINFS, from the coding sequence ATGTATTACTATAAAGTCAGTTTTTTAGGCAGAAATTTAAACGCACTAACATATCAAAGTGTAGAAAAAATCGAACCATTTCAATCCGTAATAGCGCCCCTAAATCACAAACCAACACAGGGATATGTGATAAAAGAGTGCGAAAAACCAGAGTTTAAAACCCTAGATATTGCAGAAATTTTACCGCTTTTTTTAACAGATATGCAAGCTTTAATGGCTGAGTTTATCAGCTACTACTATACTTGCACACTTGGCGTATCGCTTGGACTATTTGAGCCAATGCAAAAAGAGGCAAAGGCTTTAGTAAAGGTTGAAAATTTAAAAACTCCAAATCTAAATCAATCCCAAATGGACGCTCAAAATTTTATAAGCGAGAATAAAAATTCTCTAATTTTTGGCGATACAGGAAGTGGAAAAAGCGAAATTTACATAAGTCAAATCGCAAAAACACTGCAAAATGGCAAAAATGCTCTATTTTTAATGCCAGAAATTTCACTCACTCCGCAAATGCAAACAAGACTTGAAGGTTATTTTGGCACAAGTGTAGCCGTATGGCACTCAAAAATCACACAAAAACGTAAATCTGAAATTTTACAAGGACTGCATGACGGTAAGATTAGGCTGGTTGCTGGTGCTAGATCGGCACTATTTTTGCCAATACAAAATTTAGGAGTGATAGTAGTTGATGAGGAGCACGATGACAGCTATAAAAACGGCAACTCACGCCCACATTATAACGCAAGGGATCTAGCTCTATTTTTATCGTCAAAATTTGACATAAAGGTCATCCTAGGCTCAGCAACTCCGTGTGCGACTAGCTTTTACAAACAAAAGAGCTTTAGACTAAAAGGGACGTTTTTTAACTCCCAAAAGAGCTATATCTATGATGAGTCGCCAACAACGCTAAGTCCGCTGATAAAAAGCGAGATAGCAAAGAGTCTAAGCCAAAAAAAACAGGCGATTATATGTCTACCAACTCGTGCAAATTTTAAATATCTATCTTGCAAGTCTTGCGGAAGCACGATAAAATGTCCATTTTGTAGTGTTGGTATGAGCTACTATAAGTCAAAAAATTTACTAAAATGCCAATACTGCGAATATAAAATGCCAGTTGTAAAATCGTGCGAAAAATGCGGTAGCGATATGATAGAAGCTCGTAAAATCGGCACAAGTGAGCTACTAGAGCAGCTAAAAAATGAGTTTGCAAATGCGAAAATTGCAAAATTTGACCGAGATGAGATAACTACACAAAGTAAGCTAGTAAAGGCACTTAAGGAGTTTAATGAGGGCAAAATCGACATCCTTGTAGGCACTCAAATGCTAAGCAAAGGTCATGATTATCACAACGTGGACTTAGCCGTGATAATGGGCATTGATGAGCTTTTGGCATATCCTGATTTTAGGGCTAGAGAGAGAACGTTAGCACTTGCTATGCAGGTTGCTGGTCGTGCTGGTCGTGCTGGGGTTGGACGAGTTGTCATACAAAGTATGCAAAGGGATTTTTTTGAGCAGTTTTTAAACAACTACGACGCATTTTTAGAAGATGAGCTAACTTATAGAGAACCGCTATATCCGCCTTTTACTAGACTGCTTAGACTTATCATATCTCATAAAAACGAAAAAATAGCGGTGGCTGAACTAAACAGCTCTTTGGCTAAAATTTCAAACCTACAAGAGCGTCTAAATTTCCAAACCATAGGCTATGGCAAATGCGCACTCGAGCGAATCGGCGATAAATTTAGATATGAAATTTTGCTTCGCACAAACGAAAACACACACGTTCTAGCAGAGGTTGCAAAAAGTTGCGTAAGCGAAATTTGTGACGTAGATATCGACCCCATTAATTTTAGCTAG
- the epsC gene encoding serine O-acetyltransferase EpsC, with protein MKICDRVREAVEVVRQKDPSVQNCCSLAILINTPGLHALAFHRIAHFLYDKKFFFFARFISQISRFLTGIEIHPGAKIGRRFFIDHGAGVVIGETAEIGDDVMMYHQVTLGGTGKECGKRHPTIQDGVVIATGAKVLGAITIGKNAKIGANSVVLKNVPENATVVGIPARIVRVSGKLYQPEYSI; from the coding sequence ATGAAAATTTGCGATAGAGTAAGAGAGGCTGTAGAGGTAGTAAGACAAAAGGATCCGTCGGTTCAAAATTGTTGTTCTCTTGCTATTTTGATAAACACGCCTGGGCTTCACGCCCTTGCGTTTCATCGTATCGCGCACTTTTTATACGATAAGAAATTTTTCTTTTTTGCACGTTTTATCTCTCAAATTTCACGTTTTTTAACTGGCATTGAGATACACCCTGGAGCAAAGATAGGTAGGCGTTTTTTCATAGATCACGGAGCTGGAGTTGTGATAGGGGAGACAGCAGAGATAGGCGATGATGTGATGATGTATCATCAAGTCACTCTTGGAGGGACTGGAAAAGAGTGCGGCAAACGACATCCTACGATACAAGATGGCGTTGTGATCGCAACTGGAGCAAAGGTACTAGGAGCCATAACAATAGGTAAAAATGCAAAAATAGGTGCAAATTCTGTGGTGCTAAAAAATGTCCCAGAAAACGCAACGGTTGTTGGCATACCGGCTCGTATCGTGCGTGTGAGCGGAAAGCTATATCAACCCGAGTACTCTATCTAG